The Eikenella corrodens genome segment CCAGCCGGTCTTTGCCGATATGGGTGATCACATGGGTAAAGCGGGCGCGGTATTCGTACACCACGGCGAGGATGGCGCCGAGTTGGATGGCGATGTTGAATACGGCATGGCTTTCGGCATCGAAGCCGATGAGGCTGCCGGCCACAATCAGATGGCCGGTGCTGGAAATGGGCAGAAATTCGGTGAGGCCTTCGATGATGCCGAGGAAGAGGGCTTTGAAGGCGAGGAGCAGGTTCATTGGTTAAACTCTTAAAACGTGGGGTAAATGTTTTTCAGGTAGCCTGTATCCGAGTACGGGCTACCTGAAAATTGATGCGCCGCTTTAGCGGTTGGCTTGGCCGGCGATGGCTGCACCGCGGCTGCGCACTACGGTGCGCGGGGCGGGGGCGGGCATACCTCGTTCGGCGCGTACTTTTTCAATCAGCTCTTGCATCACGGCCATGTTTTGGGAGTTAGTGAGCTCGTATTTGCCGCCCACTACGATAACCGGGGTTTTGGTGATGTTGTAGGTAACGGTGTTTTGCTGCATGGTTTGGGCAGCGGCGGCGGCTTGCGGACTATTATAGGCGGCAAGCAGGCGGCTGCCGTAGGGCTGCTGCTGAATCCAGGCTTTCAGGCCGGCTTCGTCGGTTACGACGCCGTCCGCCAGGGCTTTGAAGATGGCCTGGTTGGCCTGGCGGGAGAGGCCGGTGGATTTCACGGCGGCGGCCAGGCGGGCGAGGGTTTGGTGGGCAGGCTGCCACACCACGTGCTCTTGGCGCAATACGGTGTCGGAGGCGAAGCGTTTGCTTTGCTGTTCGATAGTCGGCTCCAGGTGTTGGCAGTGGATGCAGAAATAGCCGAAGAATTCGGTTACTTCGATTTTGTTGGGTTGTACGGGTTTGATCACATTGCTGCGTACAATGTAGTCGGTGCCTTCCACAGCTTTGGCTTGGGCGGCGGTAACGGCGAAGACGGTGAGGGCGGAGAGAAGTAGGGCTTTCAGTTTCATGTTGGTCTTTCGTTATATGAGGTTTGATGACGTGCGGGTTAATCGGCTTGGCGGGTCAGGGTGTCGATGCCGTTGCCGCGCAATTTGTCGCTGAGGGCTTGGGCTTCGGCACGGCTGAGGCGGCCGCTTTGGATACGGTAAACGGTTTGGCCATCGCTGCGTTTGCTGCTGGCTACACGGGCGTTTACACCGAGCATGGCGAGTTTGGCACGTTGGGTGTCGGCAGCTTCCGGGTTGTTGTAGGAACCCATCTGCACGATATAGCGGCCGTTGCCGCCGCTGTGCGCTTCGGCATTGCGTTGGGCACGCTGCTCGGCAGCTTTAGCCTCGGCTTCGCGAGCTGCTTTGGCTTCGGCTTCACGCCGCTGGCGGCGGGCTTGCTCACGGGCACGCTCCACATTGCCGCTTTCCAAAATCTGCTCGGGCGTGGGCTTGGCTTCCGGTTCGGGTTTGCGCTGCGGTTCGCGCGGTTTGGTTTGTACGGGCTTATCTTCCTGCGCGGGTTTCTCTTCCTGGCGCTGTGCAGGCGTGCTGGCCTGCTGCGGCACGGAGGCGGCTACAGGAGGTTTGTCGGTGATGTCGCCGGGCGGCAGGGTATAGTGGCCGCTGTCGGAACCGGCGGTGGTGGTATCGTTCGGTCGCTGTTCGGGCTGGCGCTCTTGGCGCGGAGTGAGGATTTCGGGCTGGATTTCGGTTTTCGGCGCTTCGGGCTGTTTGATGCCGGAGGGCGTGTTGTTAAGGAAGTACAAAACCACGCCGATGATGAGGGTGGCAAGCAGGAGGCCGAATATAAAG includes the following:
- a CDS encoding thiol:disulfide interchange protein DsbA/DsbL, whose product is MKLKALLLSALTVFAVTAAQAKAVEGTDYIVRSNVIKPVQPNKIEVTEFFGYFCIHCQHLEPTIEQQSKRFASDTVLRQEHVVWQPAHQTLARLAAAVKSTGLSRQANQAIFKALADGVVTDEAGLKAWIQQQPYGSRLLAAYNSPQAAAAAQTMQQNTVTYNITKTPVIVVGGKYELTNSQNMAVMQELIEKVRAERGMPAPAPRTVVRSRGAAIAGQANR
- a CDS encoding SPOR domain-containing protein, whose protein sequence is MQNKPYGKGLSGFIFGLLLATLIIGVVLYFLNNTPSGIKQPEAPKTEIQPEILTPRQERQPEQRPNDTTTAGSDSGHYTLPPGDITDKPPVAASVPQQASTPAQRQEEKPAQEDKPVQTKPREPQRKPEPEAKPTPEQILESGNVERAREQARRQRREAEAKAAREAEAKAAEQRAQRNAEAHSGGNGRYIVQMGSYNNPEAADTQRAKLAMLGVNARVASSKRSDGQTVYRIQSGRLSRAEAQALSDKLRGNGIDTLTRQAD